In one Trichosurus vulpecula isolate mTriVul1 chromosome 8, mTriVul1.pri, whole genome shotgun sequence genomic region, the following are encoded:
- the SYNDIG1L gene encoding synapse differentiation-inducing gene protein 1-like encodes MESLNDVHNPLLARSNGHLPNTYPFHEDSPTWDCQEKFYSYFFGSAGQTRTHQLLDAGSLQLAVEALYGSNFLLMKDKAKEWKGDSCETTFTEGKEPQASTLEGDQRPGQTEEDAKIQTVSFEVEDELLEVEEEEDDESDSSSVSESEDGFLTLPPRDHLGLAIFSMLCCFWPLGIAAFYFSQRTSKAISKGDFHLASTTSRRALFLAILSITLGTGVYIAVVVALVAYLSKSSQD; translated from the exons ATGGAGAGCCTGAATGACGTGCACAATCCACTGTTGGCCAGAAGTAATGGTCACCTCCCCAACACGTATCCCTTCCATGAGGACTCTCCAACCTGGGACTGCCAGGAGAAGTTCTACTCCTACTTCTTTGGCAGTGCTGGCCAGACCAGAACCCACCAACTGTTAGATGCAGGGTCCCTACAGCTGGCTGTAGAGGCACTGTATGGGTCCAACTTTCTCCTCATGAAGGACAAAGCTAAAGAGTGGAAAGGAGATAGCTGCGAGACTACCTTCACAGAAGGCAAGGAACCCCAGGCCAGCACCCTTGAAGGAGACCAGAGACCTGGCCAGACTGAGGAAGATGCCAAGATTCAGACAGTGTCCTTTGAAGTAGAAGATGAGCTTctggaggtggaggaagaagaagatgatgag AGTGACTCCTCCAGTGTCAGTGAGAGTGAAGATGGTTTTCTCACTCTACCACCCCGGGACCACCTTGGCCTTGCCATCTTCTCCATGCTCTGCTGTTTCTGGCCTCTGGGTATTGCTGCCTTCTACTTCTCGCAAAGG ACCAGCAAGGCCATCTCCAAAGGGGACTTTCACCTGGCCAGCACAACTTCTCGACGGGCCCTCTTCCTGGCCATCCTCTCCATCACCCTTGGCACCGGTGTCTATATTGCAGTGGTAGTGGCACTGGTGGCTTATTTGTCCAAAAGCAGCCAGGACTAG